A window from Shimia isoporae encodes these proteins:
- a CDS encoding propionyl-CoA synthetase → MSYKDVYQNWQDDHEGFWLEAASYIDWDKAPSKALTDKGNGLYEWFSDSLGNTCYNAVDRHVEAGRGDQTAIIYDSPITGKKDKVSFSELRDQVASLAGGLADKGVAKGDRVIIYMPMVPEALVAMLACARLGAIHSVVFGGFASNELAVRIDDAKPKAIIAASCGLEPGRVVHYKPLVDGAIELADHKPDFCVILQREQERADLIDGRDVDWHDFQANTPEADCVPVEGNHPLYILYTSGTTGAPKGVIRASAGHMVALYWTMEKIYDVKPGDVFWAASDVGWVVGHSYICYGPLLHGNTTVVFEGKPVGTPDAGTFWRVIDEHNVRSFFTAPTAIRAVKREDPTGQLMKDYDLSSLRALFLAGERADPDTIQWAFDHLKVPVVDHWWQTETGFAIAANPLGVEEIPVKIGSPSVPMPGYDVEILDEGGNPLGPNELGAIAIKLPLPPGTLPGLWNAEDRFRKSYLSTFPGYYETGDAGMIDEDGYLYIMARTDDVINVAGHRLSTGGMEEVLASHPDVAECAVIGVSDQLKGQMPVGFLCLNAGSDRDHAEVAAEVVKLVREKIGPVAAFKLAVVVDRLPKTRSGKILRGTMVNIADGTPWKMPATIDDPVILDEITEALKTIGYAGG, encoded by the coding sequence ATGTCGTACAAAGACGTCTATCAGAACTGGCAGGACGACCACGAAGGCTTCTGGCTTGAGGCTGCCAGCTATATTGACTGGGACAAAGCTCCCAGCAAAGCACTGACCGACAAAGGCAACGGTCTGTATGAATGGTTCTCCGACAGTTTGGGCAACACTTGCTACAACGCTGTCGACAGACACGTCGAAGCGGGTCGGGGCGATCAGACCGCGATCATCTACGACAGCCCGATCACCGGCAAGAAAGACAAGGTGTCCTTCTCCGAATTGCGCGACCAAGTCGCTTCACTTGCCGGAGGCTTGGCAGACAAAGGTGTTGCCAAAGGCGATCGCGTTATCATTTACATGCCGATGGTTCCCGAAGCGCTTGTGGCCATGCTGGCTTGTGCCCGCCTCGGCGCAATACACTCTGTTGTGTTTGGCGGCTTTGCCTCCAACGAACTGGCCGTTCGCATCGACGACGCAAAACCCAAGGCCATCATCGCTGCCTCTTGCGGCCTCGAGCCGGGTCGTGTGGTCCACTACAAGCCTCTTGTTGACGGCGCCATCGAACTGGCAGACCACAAGCCGGACTTCTGCGTGATACTCCAACGCGAGCAAGAGCGCGCGGATCTGATCGATGGTCGCGACGTGGACTGGCACGACTTTCAGGCCAATACACCGGAAGCCGATTGCGTTCCGGTCGAAGGCAACCACCCGCTCTATATCCTCTACACTTCCGGCACCACTGGCGCCCCCAAGGGTGTGATCCGAGCCTCCGCAGGCCATATGGTCGCGCTCTATTGGACAATGGAGAAAATCTACGACGTAAAGCCGGGCGATGTGTTCTGGGCAGCCTCCGACGTCGGTTGGGTCGTCGGTCATAGCTACATCTGCTATGGTCCGCTCCTGCACGGCAACACAACCGTCGTCTTCGAAGGCAAACCTGTGGGTACGCCTGATGCAGGTACTTTCTGGCGGGTTATCGACGAACACAACGTCCGCAGCTTCTTCACCGCACCCACTGCGATCCGTGCCGTGAAACGAGAAGATCCCACCGGCCAGCTCATGAAGGACTATGACCTGTCCTCATTGCGCGCGCTGTTCCTGGCGGGCGAACGCGCAGACCCGGACACCATTCAATGGGCCTTTGACCACCTCAAGGTTCCGGTTGTGGATCACTGGTGGCAGACCGAAACCGGCTTCGCCATTGCAGCCAACCCGCTTGGCGTGGAGGAGATCCCCGTGAAAATCGGTAGCCCGTCTGTCCCGATGCCAGGCTACGATGTCGAAATTCTCGACGAAGGCGGCAACCCGCTCGGTCCGAACGAGCTGGGCGCCATTGCAATCAAACTGCCTCTGCCACCTGGCACCCTCCCCGGCCTGTGGAACGCCGAAGACCGTTTCCGCAAGAGCTATCTCAGCACCTTCCCCGGCTACTATGAAACCGGCGATGCCGGCATGATCGACGAAGACGGCTACCTTTACATCATGGCGCGTACGGATGACGTCATAAACGTCGCGGGTCACCGCCTGTCCACCGGCGGCATGGAAGAAGTTCTTGCATCGCACCCCGATGTTGCAGAATGCGCTGTGATCGGCGTTTCTGATCAACTGAAAGGCCAGATGCCTGTCGGCTTCCTTTGCCTGAATGCCGGAAGTGATCGGGATCACGCCGAGGTTGCCGCAGAGGTGGTGAAATTGGTTCGCGAAAAAATCGGCCCAGTGGCCGCTTTCAAGCTTGCCGTTGTCGTGGATCGCCTGCCCAAGACCCGCTCCGGTAAAATTCTGCGCGGCACCATGGTGAACATCGCCGATGGTACGCCGTGGAAAATGCCCGCAACCATCGATGATCCTGTAATCCTCGACGAAATCACCGAGGCGCTGAAAACCATCGGTTACGCTGGCGGCTGA
- a CDS encoding NAD kinase, which produces MQKRIAFMASRAPVAQTARAALIGRYGDCAPEDADVIVALGGDGFMLSTLHDTQTLEAPVYGMNRGTVGFLMNSYLESDLLERLAAAEEEVLNPLSMRATCADGSVHEALAINEVSLLRAGPQAAKLKITVDGRLRMEELVCDGALVSTPAGSTAYNYSAHGPILPIGSDVLALTAIAPFRPRRWRGALLPKGAQVQFDVVEADKRPVMADADSRSFENVVRVEIRSEPSVAHKILFDPGHGLEERLIREQFV; this is translated from the coding sequence ATGCAGAAAAGAATCGCCTTTATGGCCAGTCGTGCTCCGGTCGCACAGACCGCGCGGGCTGCGTTGATCGGCCGGTATGGTGACTGTGCACCAGAAGATGCGGACGTGATTGTTGCGCTTGGTGGTGACGGATTCATGTTGTCGACGCTGCACGATACGCAGACGCTTGAAGCTCCGGTTTATGGCATGAACCGCGGGACCGTTGGCTTTCTGATGAACAGTTATCTGGAAAGCGATCTGCTTGAACGTCTCGCTGCGGCTGAGGAAGAGGTCCTGAACCCGCTTTCGATGCGAGCGACCTGTGCCGATGGGTCCGTTCACGAGGCGCTGGCGATCAACGAGGTGTCCCTTTTGCGCGCGGGGCCGCAGGCGGCGAAGCTCAAGATCACTGTGGACGGGCGTTTGCGGATGGAAGAACTGGTCTGCGACGGGGCGCTGGTCAGCACTCCTGCCGGATCGACGGCTTATAACTACTCAGCGCATGGGCCGATCCTTCCGATCGGCTCGGATGTTCTGGCTTTGACTGCGATCGCGCCATTTCGTCCGCGCCGCTGGCGGGGGGCTTTGCTACCCAAAGGCGCTCAGGTCCAGTTCGACGTTGTCGAGGCAGATAAGAGGCCTGTGATGGCGGATGCGGACAGCCGGTCGTTTGAAAACGTGGTGCGTGTCGAGATCCGGTCCGAGCCTTCTGTCGCGCACAAAATTCTGTTCGACCCGGGGCACGGACTGGAAGAACGCCTTATTAGAGAACAGTTTGTCTAA
- a CDS encoding phosphopentomutase: protein MTRAFLVVMDSVGIGGAPDAGRFFNGAVPDTGSNTLAHIAQACAAGRAEEGRSGPLRVPHLDALGLGAATRLASGANVPGLDAEPSGVWGAATEQSPGKDTPSGHWELAGLPVPWDWGYFPVETPCFPEELVTEVCRLAGTDGILGNCHASGTVIINELADEHIRTGFPICYTSADSVFQIAAHEDHFGLDKLLGLCRDLAPTLHAMKIGRVIARPFVGDAERGYSRTTNRRDYAIAPPEAVLTNWIQDAGGKVHGVGKIGDIFTMAGIDDCTKGSDAKLMQDLHRWGDEAENGSLTFANFVEFDSLYGHRRDISGYAKALEWFDTEIGAFMDKMREGDLLILTADHGNDPSWSGTDHTRERVPVLCAGVGTKEAGILDFVDVAATLATHLGVTPPRGRSFL from the coding sequence ATGACGCGCGCGTTTTTGGTAGTGATGGATTCGGTTGGCATTGGCGGCGCACCCGATGCGGGACGGTTTTTCAACGGTGCGGTGCCGGACACAGGTTCAAACACCTTGGCCCACATAGCGCAGGCTTGCGCGGCGGGGCGGGCGGAAGAAGGACGTTCCGGTCCGCTGAGGGTTCCACATCTGGACGCGCTTGGGCTGGGCGCAGCGACGCGATTGGCCAGTGGCGCAAACGTACCAGGGCTGGATGCCGAGCCATCCGGCGTCTGGGGCGCAGCGACGGAGCAATCCCCGGGAAAGGACACGCCTTCGGGGCATTGGGAACTGGCAGGTTTGCCGGTGCCTTGGGATTGGGGTTATTTCCCCGTGGAAACGCCTTGTTTCCCGGAAGAATTGGTGACCGAAGTCTGCCGTCTCGCCGGCACCGATGGGATCCTAGGGAACTGTCACGCATCTGGGACGGTGATTATCAATGAGTTGGCAGACGAGCATATCCGAACGGGCTTTCCGATTTGCTATACGTCAGCGGACAGCGTGTTTCAGATCGCCGCGCATGAAGATCACTTCGGGCTCGATAAGTTGCTGGGACTTTGCCGTGATTTGGCGCCAACATTGCATGCGATGAAGATTGGACGCGTGATTGCACGGCCGTTCGTCGGGGACGCAGAGCGGGGGTACTCGCGTACGACCAACCGTCGCGACTATGCCATTGCGCCACCAGAAGCCGTGTTGACCAACTGGATTCAAGATGCAGGTGGAAAAGTGCATGGCGTCGGGAAAATCGGCGACATCTTTACCATGGCGGGCATCGATGATTGTACAAAGGGCAGCGACGCCAAGCTGATGCAGGATTTGCATCGATGGGGTGATGAGGCTGAAAACGGCAGCCTGACCTTTGCGAACTTTGTGGAATTCGACAGCTTATACGGGCATCGGAGGGATATCTCCGGTTATGCCAAGGCCCTGGAATGGTTCGATACGGAGATCGGCGCATTTATGGATAAAATGCGGGAAGGTGACCTCTTGATCCTGACGGCGGATCACGGCAATGACCCGAGTTGGTCCGGCACCGATCACACGCGGGAGCGTGTGCCGGTTCTGTGTGCCGGTGTCGGCACGAAAGAGGCCGGAATTTTGGATTTTGTGGACGTCGCCGCAACCTTGGCGACCCATTTGGGGGTAACTCCCCCGCGCGGAAGGAGTTTTTTGTGA
- the glyA gene encoding serine hydroxymethyltransferase gives MTATRDAGFFTESLSSRDPELFASITDELGRQRDEIELIASENIVSAAVMEAQGSVLTNKYAEGYPGRRYYGGCQYVDVAENLAIDRAKELFGCDFANVQPNSGSQANQGVFTALLQPGDTILGMSLDAGGHLTHGAKPNQSGKWFNAIQYGVRKQDSLLDYDQVRELALEHKPKLIIAGGSAIPRQIDFAKFREIADEVGAYLMVDMAHFAGLVAAGEHPSPFPHADVATTTTHKTLRGPRGGMILTNDETIAKKVNSAIFPGIQGGPLMHVIAGKAAAFGEALRPEFKDYQKQVRANAVALADQLVKGGLDIVTGGTDTHVMLVDLRPKGVKGNATEKALGRAHITCNKNGIPFDPEKPMVTSGIRLGTPAGTTRGFGEDEFRAIADMIVEVVDGLAANGEEGNAEVEAAVKAKVADLCAKFPMYPNL, from the coding sequence ATGACTGCGACCCGCGACGCCGGCTTTTTCACCGAGTCCCTGTCTTCCCGTGACCCCGAGCTATTTGCTTCCATCACCGACGAGCTGGGCCGCCAGCGCGACGAGATTGAACTGATCGCGTCGGAGAACATTGTCTCCGCGGCAGTGATGGAGGCCCAAGGCTCCGTACTGACCAACAAATACGCCGAAGGCTACCCGGGTCGCCGCTATTACGGTGGGTGCCAATATGTGGACGTAGCGGAAAACCTTGCCATCGATCGCGCCAAAGAGCTCTTCGGCTGTGATTTTGCCAATGTGCAGCCGAACTCCGGTTCTCAGGCAAACCAGGGTGTCTTCACCGCGCTGCTGCAACCTGGCGACACCATCCTCGGCATGTCGCTCGACGCAGGTGGCCACCTGACCCACGGTGCCAAGCCCAACCAGTCCGGCAAATGGTTCAACGCCATCCAATACGGTGTGCGCAAGCAGGACAGCCTGCTGGATTATGATCAGGTCCGCGAACTGGCACTCGAGCACAAACCCAAGCTGATCATCGCTGGCGGCTCCGCCATCCCGCGTCAGATCGACTTTGCCAAGTTCCGCGAAATCGCAGACGAGGTTGGTGCCTACCTGATGGTCGACATGGCGCACTTCGCCGGTCTGGTTGCGGCGGGCGAACACCCCTCGCCCTTCCCGCACGCGGACGTGGCTACTACCACAACCCACAAAACCCTGCGCGGCCCGCGTGGCGGCATGATCCTGACCAACGACGAAACCATCGCCAAAAAGGTCAACTCCGCGATCTTCCCCGGCATTCAGGGCGGCCCGCTGATGCACGTAATTGCGGGCAAGGCAGCGGCCTTTGGCGAAGCGCTGCGCCCGGAATTCAAAGACTACCAGAAACAAGTCCGTGCCAACGCTGTCGCGCTGGCCGATCAACTGGTCAAAGGCGGTCTGGACATCGTCACCGGCGGCACCGACACCCACGTCATGCTGGTCGACTTGCGCCCCAAAGGTGTGAAAGGCAACGCCACCGAGAAAGCCCTTGGTCGCGCCCACATCACCTGCAACAAAAACGGCATTCCGTTTGATCCGGAAAAGCCGATGGTCACCTCCGGCATCCGTCTTGGCACCCCCGCAGGCACCACCCGCGGCTTTGGCGAAGACGAGTTCCGCGCCATTGCCGACATGATTGTCGAAGTGGTCGATGGTCTGGCCGCCAACGGTGAGGAAGGCAACGCCGAGGTTGAGGCCGCGGTGAAAGCCAAGGTCGCGGATCTCTGCGCCAAATTCCCGATGTATCCGAACCTGTAA
- a CDS encoding RrF2 family transcriptional regulator → MRVTTHSDYGLRVLIYVGLANGRMCKIQEIAESYDISRSHLTKVVWKLSEAGFLKTTKGRNGGMVLARAPEEINLGAVLRLMESRTSTVECFGPNNACKITSSCSARSIFREAQEAFFAVFDQYSLRELVARKSDLMRIFEMIE, encoded by the coding sequence ATGCGCGTCACAACTCATAGCGACTACGGTTTGCGGGTCTTGATTTATGTCGGGCTCGCAAACGGGCGGATGTGCAAGATTCAGGAAATTGCGGAGTCCTACGACATCTCCCGAAGCCATCTGACGAAGGTGGTCTGGAAGCTGTCAGAGGCAGGTTTCCTGAAAACGACCAAAGGTCGAAACGGCGGAATGGTTTTGGCGCGGGCGCCCGAAGAAATCAATTTGGGCGCCGTTTTGCGATTGATGGAGAGCCGAACATCAACGGTAGAATGTTTCGGTCCCAACAACGCCTGCAAGATCACGTCATCCTGTTCGGCTCGCAGCATCTTTCGCGAAGCACAGGAAGCGTTTTTTGCCGTTTTTGACCAATACTCGTTACGCGAGCTGGTTGCACGAAAGTCAGATCTGATGCGGATATTTGAAATGATCGAGTGA
- a CDS encoding NADP-dependent malic enzyme produces MSDNRTQSLRDAALFYHANPKPGKLEIRATKPLANGRDLSRAYSPGVAEACLEIKDDPANAALYTARQNLVAVVSNGSAVLGLGNIGALASKPVMEGKAVLFKKFANIDCFDIELDEKDPEKLADIVCAMGPTFGAINLEDIKAPDCFIVEKLCRERMNIPVFHDDQHGTAIVVGAAATNALRVAGKKFEDIKIVSTGGGAAGIACLNMLLKLGVKRENVWLCDIHGLVYEGRTEDMNPQKAEFAQSTDLRTLAEVMDEADMFLGLSGPGVLKPELVSKMAAQPIIFALANPTPEIMPDEARKVAPDAIIATGRSDFPNQVNNVLCFPFIFRGALDVGATEINDEMCVACVNGIAELARATTSAEAAAAYKGEQLTFGADYLIPKPFDPRLVGVVSAAVAQAAMESGVAQRPIEDLEAYTHKLNQSVFKSALLMRPVFEAASNAARRIVFAEGEDERVLRAAQAILEETTETPILIGRPEVIEARCERAGLTIRPGSDFQIVNPENDPRYFDYWNSYHELMEREGVTPDLAKAIMRTNTTAIGAIMVHREEADSLICGTFGEYRWHLNYVQQVLGNASLSPHGALSLMILEDGPLFIADTQVHELPSPEHIARITEGAARHVRRFGLEPKIALCSQSQFGNHRQGSGKRLREAMAILDSRPRDFTYEGEMNVDTALDPELRARIFPRTRLEGSANVLVFAHADAASAVRNILKMRADALEVGPILMGMGNKAHIVSQSITARGLLNMAAIAGTPVTHYG; encoded by the coding sequence ATGTCCGACAACCGCACCCAATCGCTCCGCGATGCGGCCCTGTTCTACCACGCAAATCCCAAACCGGGTAAGCTCGAAATCCGCGCCACCAAACCGCTCGCCAACGGGCGCGACCTCTCGCGCGCTTACTCCCCCGGCGTCGCAGAAGCCTGCCTCGAGATCAAGGATGATCCTGCCAACGCCGCACTCTATACAGCGCGCCAAAATCTGGTGGCTGTCGTCTCCAATGGCTCCGCTGTGCTCGGCCTTGGAAACATAGGTGCGCTAGCCTCAAAGCCTGTGATGGAAGGCAAGGCCGTCCTATTCAAGAAATTTGCCAACATCGATTGCTTCGACATCGAGCTTGACGAAAAGGACCCCGAGAAACTAGCTGACATTGTCTGCGCAATGGGCCCGACGTTCGGCGCCATCAACCTTGAGGATATCAAGGCACCGGATTGCTTCATTGTTGAGAAGCTCTGCCGAGAGCGAATGAATATTCCGGTATTTCACGACGATCAGCACGGCACAGCTATTGTCGTCGGCGCCGCAGCAACCAATGCCCTGAGGGTGGCGGGCAAGAAATTCGAAGACATCAAAATCGTCTCTACCGGTGGCGGCGCAGCGGGGATCGCATGCCTCAACATGCTGCTGAAGCTCGGCGTCAAGCGCGAGAACGTTTGGCTCTGCGACATCCACGGCCTTGTGTATGAAGGCCGGACCGAAGACATGAACCCGCAGAAGGCCGAATTTGCCCAATCCACCGACCTGCGAACTCTCGCGGAGGTAATGGACGAAGCGGACATGTTCCTAGGCCTCTCTGGCCCTGGCGTTCTCAAGCCTGAACTGGTGTCCAAGATGGCCGCGCAGCCCATCATATTTGCGCTCGCGAACCCGACACCCGAAATCATGCCTGATGAAGCCCGCAAGGTTGCGCCGGACGCCATCATCGCCACGGGGCGATCGGATTTCCCCAATCAGGTCAACAATGTCCTTTGTTTCCCATTTATCTTCCGCGGGGCTTTGGATGTTGGCGCGACGGAGATCAATGATGAAATGTGCGTCGCCTGCGTGAACGGCATTGCCGAACTGGCACGCGCAACCACCTCCGCCGAAGCCGCCGCGGCGTATAAAGGCGAGCAACTCACCTTTGGGGCCGACTATCTGATCCCGAAACCCTTCGATCCGCGCCTCGTCGGCGTTGTTTCCGCCGCAGTTGCGCAAGCCGCAATGGAAAGCGGGGTTGCCCAGCGCCCGATCGAAGACCTCGAAGCCTACACGCACAAGCTCAACCAGTCGGTGTTCAAATCCGCGCTTCTTATGCGCCCTGTTTTTGAAGCCGCCTCAAACGCTGCCCGGCGCATCGTCTTTGCCGAAGGGGAAGACGAACGCGTACTCCGCGCAGCGCAGGCGATCCTCGAGGAAACCACCGAAACTCCCATCCTGATTGGTCGTCCCGAGGTCATCGAAGCCCGCTGCGAACGTGCGGGCCTCACGATCCGGCCGGGTTCAGATTTCCAGATCGTGAATCCGGAAAATGACCCGCGCTACTTTGACTACTGGAACAGCTATCACGAGCTCATGGAACGCGAAGGCGTCACGCCCGACCTCGCCAAAGCGATCATGCGCACCAACACAACCGCTATCGGCGCCATCATGGTTCATCGCGAGGAGGCCGACAGTCTGATTTGCGGCACCTTCGGAGAATACCGCTGGCATCTGAACTACGTGCAACAAGTGCTTGGCAATGCCTCCTTGTCGCCACACGGCGCGCTGTCGCTAATGATCCTTGAAGACGGTCCGCTCTTTATCGCCGACACACAAGTTCATGAGCTTCCCAGCCCCGAACATATCGCGCGCATCACCGAAGGCGCCGCCCGTCACGTGCGCCGCTTCGGTCTGGAACCCAAGATAGCGCTTTGCTCGCAAAGTCAGTTTGGCAACCATCGCCAAGGCTCCGGCAAACGCCTGCGCGAAGCAATGGCGATCCTAGACAGCCGCCCACGCGACTTTACCTACGAAGGCGAAATGAACGTCGACACGGCTCTCGATCCGGAACTCCGCGCCCGCATCTTCCCTCGTACACGCCTCGAAGGGTCGGCCAATGTGTTGGTATTTGCCCATGCGGACGCGGCTTCCGCCGTGCGCAACATTCTGAAAATGCGTGCCGATGCACTGGAGGTAGGACCGATCCTGATGGGAATGGGCAACAAGGCGCACATCGTGAGCCAGTCCATCACCGCCCGTGGCCTTCTAAACATGGCCGCGATCGCCGGAACGCCGGTGACCCATTACGGCTAA
- a CDS encoding cupin domain-containing protein yields the protein MLDIRAEVRLPTDELRDDIPFYTKTLKMRMDMIYPADDPTIAVFSGHGLRLRIEKGAPEGPGMIRILTEDPDGFAEGARELTAPNGTRVEIDELNPPLVLPKVQHSFVVRRLADQAPWVIGRAGMHYRDLVPDRLGGAMIASHIRIPDGGPVPDMVHYHKVGFQLIFCVNGWVDVLYEDQGGMRRLNAGDCFIQPPEIRHMVCEASDDLQVIEIGVPADHVTEIDHEMALPTPHERPDREWDGQRFVHNLAEGAEWTDFRLPGFVCRDTTIAANTRNVAGVQVIRRGTGNPQWARHDADIHFTFVMKGTMVLEGEGRDPFALEAGDAFVIPPGMKTRYTDPSADIELLEVTLAGAFKTKVIEE from the coding sequence ATTTTGGACATTCGGGCGGAGGTACGGCTTCCCACAGACGAGCTGCGGGACGATATCCCTTTTTACACCAAAACGCTGAAAATGCGGATGGATATGATCTATCCGGCGGACGATCCCACGATTGCCGTTTTTTCCGGACACGGTCTGCGGCTCCGTATCGAAAAAGGGGCGCCTGAAGGTCCCGGTATGATCCGTATCCTGACGGAAGATCCCGATGGTTTTGCAGAGGGGGCACGGGAACTGACCGCGCCGAACGGCACCCGGGTGGAGATCGACGAACTGAATCCGCCATTGGTATTGCCGAAGGTCCAGCACTCGTTTGTGGTGCGGCGGCTTGCGGATCAGGCGCCGTGGGTGATCGGACGCGCGGGGATGCACTATCGCGATCTGGTGCCGGACCGGTTGGGCGGCGCAATGATTGCGAGCCATATCCGTATTCCGGACGGCGGTCCGGTGCCCGATATGGTGCATTACCACAAAGTGGGGTTTCAGCTGATTTTCTGTGTGAACGGATGGGTGGATGTTCTTTATGAAGATCAAGGTGGGATGCGTCGACTGAACGCGGGTGACTGTTTCATCCAGCCGCCCGAGATCCGTCACATGGTGTGCGAAGCCAGTGATGATCTGCAAGTCATCGAGATCGGTGTGCCCGCTGACCACGTGACAGAGATCGATCATGAAATGGCATTGCCGACGCCGCATGAGCGCCCGGACAGGGAGTGGGACGGACAGCGGTTTGTGCACAATCTGGCAGAGGGGGCGGAGTGGACGGATTTCAGGCTGCCCGGGTTCGTGTGCCGCGACACGACGATTGCCGCGAACACCAGAAATGTTGCCGGCGTTCAAGTGATCCGGCGCGGCACGGGCAATCCCCAGTGGGCGCGGCATGACGCAGATATCCACTTTACCTTTGTGATGAAGGGCACGATGGTTTTGGAGGGCGAAGGGCGCGACCCCTTTGCACTTGAAGCCGGTGATGCCTTTGTGATCCCGCCAGGAATGAAAACCCGTTACACCGACCCCAGTGCGGACATCGAATTGCTCGAAGTCACGCTTGCAGGGGCCTTCAAGACGAAAGTGATAGAAGAATGA
- a CDS encoding cytidine deaminase, whose amino-acid sequence MSLEKSAFAVREHAYAPYSNFKVGAAIRSMSGVVYSGCNVENIAYPEGTCAEAGAIAAMVAAGETRLKEVFVVADSKEPVSPCGGCRQKLAEFAAGDAVVTLANLDGVRVTMTMAELLPGAFGSDHMDADHKDRD is encoded by the coding sequence ATGAGCCTCGAAAAATCTGCTTTTGCGGTGCGTGAACATGCGTATGCGCCCTATTCAAACTTTAAGGTCGGCGCAGCGATCCGTTCCATGAGCGGCGTCGTCTATTCCGGCTGCAATGTCGAGAATATTGCTTACCCGGAAGGTACTTGTGCGGAGGCCGGCGCAATTGCGGCTATGGTGGCGGCGGGAGAAACGAGGCTCAAAGAAGTGTTTGTCGTCGCCGACAGCAAAGAGCCGGTCAGTCCCTGCGGCGGGTGCCGTCAAAAGCTGGCTGAGTTTGCCGCGGGCGACGCTGTTGTGACGCTTGCTAACCTGGACGGTGTGCGTGTGACGATGACAATGGCCGAACTTCTGCCTGGCGCCTTTGGTTCTGATCACATGGATGCCGATCACAAAGACCGCGACTAA
- a CDS encoding thymidine phosphorylase, giving the protein MDARAIIAQLRRGEDPSREELAWFAKGLADGVVSDAQAGAFAMGVCLRGLTEEGRVALTLAMRDSGDTMVWELPGPVLDKHSTGGVGDCVSLVLAPALAACGAFVPMVSGRGLGHTGGTLDKLEAIAGYQTGLDEGRFAQVVRDCGASIVSATADIAPADKRLYAIRDVTGTVESLDLITASILSKKLAAGLQGLVLDVKLGSGAFMKTLDDAEALAQSLVSTANLAGCPTSAVISDMNQPLAPSLGNALEVAECMEVLCGSKGGPLAELSVSLGGVLLANAKLATDVEDGVAKMVAALADGSAAEAFGKMVSAQGGPVRFVEEWRRFLPEASVIRPVKAKRAGYVSAIDGEALGLAVVGLGGGRQVESDVIDPSVGFSEVVRLGDRVEIGDNLLRLHAAREDKAEEVTAAVLSAIVISDEMPDIPPLIHERNR; this is encoded by the coding sequence ATGGATGCACGTGCGATCATCGCCCAGTTGAGACGCGGGGAAGACCCAAGCCGCGAAGAGCTTGCGTGGTTTGCCAAAGGATTGGCCGATGGGGTGGTCAGCGACGCGCAGGCCGGTGCATTTGCTATGGGTGTATGTTTGCGGGGGCTGACCGAAGAAGGGCGCGTGGCTCTGACACTCGCAATGCGGGACAGCGGCGATACCATGGTCTGGGAATTGCCAGGGCCTGTTCTCGACAAGCATTCCACTGGCGGTGTCGGCGATTGTGTCAGCCTTGTGCTGGCGCCTGCGTTGGCGGCGTGCGGTGCATTTGTGCCAATGGTTTCGGGCCGCGGCCTTGGACACACCGGCGGCACTTTGGACAAACTTGAAGCCATTGCAGGGTATCAAACGGGTCTTGATGAAGGCCGGTTTGCTCAGGTCGTTCGAGACTGCGGTGCGTCGATCGTCAGTGCGACGGCTGATATCGCTCCGGCGGACAAACGCCTCTATGCGATCCGCGATGTGACGGGGACGGTCGAGAGCTTGGATCTCATCACCGCGTCGATCCTTTCAAAAAAGCTCGCGGCTGGGCTGCAGGGGTTGGTTCTGGATGTAAAGCTCGGCTCAGGAGCGTTCATGAAAACGCTGGATGATGCAGAAGCGCTGGCGCAGTCACTGGTCAGCACCGCAAATTTGGCAGGGTGTCCGACAAGTGCAGTGATTTCGGATATGAACCAACCCTTGGCGCCCAGTCTTGGCAACGCGCTTGAGGTCGCCGAGTGCATGGAAGTGCTGTGCGGATCGAAAGGCGGCCCTTTGGCAGAGTTGAGCGTATCGCTTGGGGGCGTGCTGTTGGCCAACGCCAAGTTGGCAACGGACGTCGAAGATGGCGTTGCAAAAATGGTTGCAGCTTTGGCGGACGGGTCAGCCGCCGAAGCATTTGGGAAAATGGTGTCCGCACAGGGCGGGCCGGTGCGGTTCGTCGAAGAATGGCGGCGGTTCTTGCCGGAAGCCTCGGTTATTCGTCCGGTGAAGGCCAAGCGTGCGGGATATGTATCGGCCATCGATGGAGAGGCCCTTGGTCTTGCCGTCGTCGGGCTTGGCGGCGGTCGTCAGGTGGAAAGCGACGTGATCGATCCTTCTGTCGGGTTTTCCGAAGTGGTGAGATTGGGAGATCGCGTCGAAATCGGCGACAACTTATTGCGCCTGCATGCCGCACGCGAAGATAAGGCCGAGGAGGTTACGGCGGCTGTGCTTTCGGCGATTGTCATTTCGGATGAAATGCCGGATATCCCGCCTCTTATTCATGAGAGGAACCGGTAA